TTTGATTATGAATCATCATTTTGCACTCACCACGAAAGTGTAATCCCGAAACTTCTCCGGCGCCCAACTACTGTGAGTCATTCTTAAGGTGACTAAATAAAGACCGCGATAGATTTCATAGGGTTGAATAATATATCCGTAACTACCGCGACACTTATCACAGTTTCCCCTCTCGGCGACCATCCCCACATCCCAAAGCATGGGTAAATTTTCCGGTGGAAGAAAATCATCAATCTTAGTTTGGTCGTAATTGAAATTAACCTGATAGTCCTGAACACCGGCTTTGATATTTTCCGCTATATCGGAAACCTGACGATCTGTCGCAGAGGCCATTAAACTTGCTTTCGAGGTATTTCGCAACGAAACCATTCCACCCGCGAAAGTAAGACCAATCACGGAGATCAACCCTAAAGCCACAAGTGCTTCGACTATAGTTTGCCCTTGAATGCCGCCAAATTTATTCTTCTTAATCATAGTCCTTGTCCTTCACGGGCTTGCTCGATCACGAAATAGTGGTAAAGGCGTCGTTTACAATTCGGTACCGTTTGCGTGGCACCGACGGGAATACCACAATCCGGATCAACGGCGGTCCACTGGAATGGATTGGCCCGGGCTCGCAGACTGATCACGTTGCACGACATACGATCGGCCGTCTCTTGAATGGATGGCATCGGATGCCAAATCGGAGAAGGCAGCTGATCGCATTTTTTTAGATTTCCGGGCTCCGACAACGGATACAAGACACCACGGTCGCGCAGTTCCTGTGTGGCTTGTGGATAGTAGATGCTACTCCAAGTGATCCCTGTACGAATTGCCTGCTCATCAATCTTCAGGGATTTTGCAATAATAAAAGTCCCCACGATGCGCAGTGGTTTTATACGACCACCCATGATCGTCAGGTTTTCACACGTATAAAATCCTGAAACAAAACTTGAACCCGGTTTAATCACGCAGTTCTTAATGATCGATTTGACATAGAAGTCCTCATCATCAGAATCCCAGATTCTGTCGGCCGCTGCGTATTCAACCTTGGCAGTCGTAGTGACATCACCGGCAAAATTCCAGGAATTTCTGGTTGAAGCCGAAAAGCTTGCACCCCAGTTGGCGGCGCCAAAGGATTGAGAATTGATCATGTTGTAATACTCTTCGCACTTGGCGGCCAGATCCGCACTTTCCTCGTCATCTGTCCCCGTTCCAACACCTGCCGTAGTGGTAAGTACTGTGGGCCGTGTTATTTCACCCGAAGAACTGATGCCGAAATTCAAATAACCCTGCAAGTGATCCGCAGGAGTCGATGCGCGAATAGGCCTACTGTTAAAGTAAGTACCATCGTAGGCTTTGAACTTAACCGACAGCACATTGATTCTATTGCCATGGGAGTCTATCAGATTCTGACCATTCTTAATGGTGACCTGCAGATCAACCCGATCTTTATAGGTTTTTCCAGTCCAACTTTTTGCATTATCCATGTCGACTTTAATTTCCGGCTGATTCTCTTTAATCTCTTTATAGCGATCCACTGCATTCTGGGCACTCTGCACATCAGACTCAGCCTCGCTCTTGGCTTTGGCACTGGCCTTGCCTTCTTCGTCTTCTTTTTTGGCAATATCAGAAATCAATTTATTCAAATCGTTTTTCAAAAGTTGTATTTTGTCTTCCATCTCCTTAATTTTTACCGGATCCTGATAAGGTGAATCGGCTGCAGGAGTCGGTGACACTGTTGGAGAGGGTGATACAGTCGGAGATGGTGAAGCTTCTGGTGTGCCCGTCGGTGATGGTGAGGCTGTCGGATCTGGTGAAACCGTGGGAGAGACTGTTGGTGAAGGTGACGGCGACGGCGACGGAGTTGCCACAACCACTGGCTGAACGGGTTTTTCCTTCTCAAGCTTTAACGCATCTTCAGCATTTTTTAGCTCTATTTCTTTGGCCGCTTTTTTGTTTTTTAAATCTGTCAGAGCTGCGCTGGGCTGTCCTGCAGAATCCACAATCTTTTTATAATCCTGCTGGGCTTTGCTTAAAATGGAAGCGAGATTTGATTCAAGGGCAGGATTCAGAGTGGGCAACTTCACTGTTATAAAAGCATCGCGAACCAAATCCACAGTGACTTTTTTATTTTCACCATCTTGCCCGTAAGTGACTTCAATAGAAACAATGGCACCCGTTTCTTTGCCTTTATTATCAACAGCCACACTTCCTGAACTCCAATCACCGTTCGTCACGTAACCAGGCAAAGGATTTTTCTGGGCATAAAAAGTGTTATAGTTAGTCAGAGTCAGGCGATAGTTTGTGTAATAGCCGTCTTCATCAGGTGGATCTTTATCTTCATTCTTTTTTGTCGCCTTTAAGTCAGAGGCTTCCATGAATTCGAACTTGGTACTTTTTTGATTTAAATCCGCGCAAAGTTTATTTAAATCAAACTCCTCACCATTGGAACCATTCGAACGACCCGACAACACATCCAGTCCCAAGTCACGCATGCCATCGTTCTCAATTCCCTTTAAGAATCCTCCGAATACGCGGGAGTCCGACCAATAACGATCCGCCACCCCACCCTGTGTGACGGGTGCATATTGAGAATCATCGGGTCTAAGAATCCAGCCATTACCCATATACACCCGGTCTGCGAAAGTCACACCCGCGTAAGCAGATTTCCCCTGAGCCCCACCATCATTTGGCAGGTTAATATTACCATTAACAAAAACGGGACTGGTGAAAACCAACCCCTGACTTTCACCCAAAGCACCTTTGCTGTTAAATTTATGAAAGTACACCGTACCTTTATCATCTGAAGGTGGCGTCTCGTTCCACTCTTTATCCATGCGCAAATTACCTGGTAGCACCAAGGCAAAGGAACCTATCTCACGAGGATAAACCGCCAGCTGAGAACGCACGGTAAGTGGAGCCCGCCCGACTTGAATCACATTCCCTGCATTATCCAAAAGAGACACTTGCGCTTGAATATAGACTTCTCGTCCAGCTTTAGGGAGATAGCCCGCATTCGAGGGTCGAGTCAGCAGCACGCTCATGGATGACACCGGCACCACCGCACCCGAGATTTCATCAACGACGTTTTTCAGGGAGTTGACCACCGGAAACAAAGGATGCGCTGAGGACACCGGGAACTTCAGCGACAATTCAATTTTATCCAAACGCAGTTTCTCGAGATCCGGGTCATGAGGACCAATATTGGTACCCGCGATCGCCATCGCCTGCAACGACTGCAACTGTTCATCCGACATCACCAGACGCTCGACATTCCCGGCATGTTTCCAGTCACAACTGGTTGTGTTTTGCAAAAGCGTGATATTTTCAAAGCAATATTTTTGGCGGATACCAAAGACCACGTAATCCAGGGCACTGTTGACAGCGAACTTCAGGTTCACCGTATTCTTGGTCTTAACCACTTGCTTGCGCTGTCCAATGACGTAGGTTGAAAGGAAATAGAAGCTGATGCTCATCACCACCATCGCGGCGAGAACCAGCAAAATCGCATTGCCTTTATTATTTGGATTTTTATTGAACATACCAGTGGCCCCTATATGTGAGTACTTATCGGGGCTGGTATCAAAAAGTTATATAGAGCAACTGTGGGTACCCAAGCTGTTTTGCAAATTACCTTTGGGGTACACCATCAGTTCGTTAGGAGTTTCACTGAATTGAAGAAGTACGAAACAGTTTCACTTAGGCGTGCTGTGGATCCAGACAGGAAACACCCTGTATTTCAGTCTCGACGGTCGCTTCGATGATGCCAAAGGCTTTCATTCTTTTTTTGATTTCGTTTTTCACCGTCTGCATTTCAAGCAAAGTGGCTTCTTCCTTTAACACCACATGGCCGGTGAATACGTGATTTTCACCATCCAAAGACCACAAGTGAGCATGATGCACATCCACCACGTTTTCGATTTTCTTGATCTCTTCAACGACCGCTTCAACCGAAGATCCTGAAGGTGATGCCATCAAAAATACTTTTGTCGCCTCACGCAGATTTTTAAAGACGTTAAACAAGATCCACACGGACAAGGCAATCGCCAATCCCGCATCCACTTGTGGCAGATCCCAGAACTTCATCACCAGGGCGCCAATCAACACCAGCACCCACCCCATCACGTCTTCAATCATGTGCCACATCAACATGCGCTCGTTCAATGAAGTCCCTTTGGAAACTCGCAACGCTGCGATGCCGTTGATGGTCACGCCCAACAATGCGAGCAATAACATTCCATTGGCATGAGGCTGCTGCGGATTGATCAAACGAGGAACGGCCTCCACCAAAATGAAAACAGAGCCCACGATCAAAATCATCCCGGTGATCACCGCCCCCAAAACTGAGAAACGTCGGTAGCCGTAGGAAAAATTCTGATCACTGGATTTGTGGGAAAGTTTCTCCATGAAGATCGCAATAATCATAGCCAGTGCATCACCGAAATCATGAAGAGCATCACTCATGATTGCGACGGAGTTTGTCAGATAGCCGCCCACCAGTTCCACCAGGGCAAAGCCCAGGTTCAGAACAAACGCAAACCGCATGCGTCCTATGACTCCACCGTGGCTGTGATGATGGTGATGGCCGTGACTATGACTGTGATGATGATGGTGTCCGTTACTCATGCTGTCCATTACAGCCGTTTATTGACCGAGTTTCAAGCTCATGATAGCCCTTTGCACATGATGACACGCGCTCAATACAAGAAATTTGCATTTGGACTTTTGATTTACACAATCCTGGTCATTTTATGGGGCGCGTGGGTGCGAATTTCCCACTCAGGAGATGGTTGCGGCGACACTTGGCCACTGTGCAACGGCCAACTGATTCCTGAAGCGCAACGCGGTAAAACATGGGTGGAGTATGGACATCGCCTGATGTCAGGAATCTATGGCTTTGTCGTGATTTATTTTTACTGGGCGGCTCGCAAAATCTATCCTGTGGGTCACTTCGCCCGCAAAGCCGCACTGGCGACTTTGGTGTTCATGATCACTGAAGCCCTGCTTGGCGCAAAACTTGTGCTGTTTGGCCTGGTCACCACCAACGACACTCCTTATCGCGCCTTCATCATGGCTCTGCATCAGATCAATTCGTTCATTCTGACCGGCTCCGTGGCTTTGGCATTTGCTGCCGCAACCCTCAGCGACACCACGCCGACCCCGATGCCAGGCTATCGTAAATTTAAATATCTCCCGTTGATCATTGTGATCCTGGGCATCACCGGAGCCTGGGCTTCACTCTCAAACTCTTTGTTTCCAACTGATAATTTGTTTGAAGGCTTTATGGCTGATCTCTCCACTGATTCTCACTTCCTGGTGCGCCTGCGCGGCCTGCATCCTTTGCTGGCCGTTCTTGGTGCCGGCAGTCTGGCACTGTTTTTCTGGCTGAAGTCCCAATCCGCCTCGCACCCTTTGGTGCAAAAAAAATCCGCTCAGATGAGCGGTATCCTGATCCTGGGAATTTTATTTGGAATTGGGACGCTGGTATTTCATGCCCCGACGTGGATGAAAGTCACTCACCTGTGTCTGGCCCATGTCATCTGGGTGACCTTGCTACAATGGGTGTTTTTTATGCGCAACGCTGACAAGACCCCGGCTTAAGTAGTCAGTTCATTGGACTCGGTAAGACGGTGGAGAAAATCCACCTTCTCGTTGATGTCGTTAATTTCCAGCACCATCTGCTGCAGATCATAGTCCCTGACCATATAAGATGCGAAAGACCCCACGACTTCTTCGGGCAAATTCATATTTCTTAAAAACATGTCGCGCTGTGCGGGATCTGGAATATGGGTGTGAATCCAGCGTATCAGAACTTTATGCAGCCCCTGAAGACGCACCAAATGCTGTGGATCCACCAAAGTTTGCTCGGGAATGATATCGGCCTCACACACAATGTACGGCGTCTTGTGGTCAACTGTATGCTTCAAACGTAACTTGCCTTGCCCCTGCAAAAAGACCAGAAGAGTTCCGTTCACTCGCTCTTCGATAATCTGAGCGTAGCCGTAACCTGCGATTTCACGCACGAATGGCACGGGCTCACCCGGAGATACCGGACCCACCTTGGAAGGGTCTTCAATAAAGCCCATGGCAATAGGCTTATTGTGAGCTACGGCATTCTTCACCATAGTCAAATAGCGAGGTTCAAAAATATTCAGGGGCTTTGTTGTATGTGGAAACAATGTCACGTTGACTAACGGAAACAGAAATACTTCCATAGCTAAGGACCCCCACAGCTTGTTTATGTATTATAATGATTGTAACCTAGGATTGCTATGGAAAATGTCGATGCTAAAATGAGAAATGTGGTCTTTTTCGATGGAGTCTGCCACCTTTGTAATGGCTTTGTCGACGCCGTGATCTCTCGCGATCCGAATCATTATTTTTTATTTGCCCCACTTCAAGGCACCACTGCAGAAAGTCTTTTGCCAGCCCAGGACCGTGAGTCTCTGGACACTGTGGTTTACTACGAGTCAGGTCGCATTTACCATCGTTCAGCAGCTGTACTTAAAATTCTTTCTGGACTGGGTGGCGTCTACAATGTGTCTCGACTGGGTTGGATCATTCCAGGATTTATTCGGGACTCACTTTATAAAATGGTTGCAAAAAACCGCTATACTTGGTTCGGTCACCGCGATTTTTGCCGCCTGCCGACAGCTCAGGAGCGAAGCTATTTGCTGCCTTGAAGCACCTTTACAAAAGGGCGATCCGCCCCCGACAACTCCTCGGTCACAATCTCCCCGGCTTTCATCCATTTCAATGCATCATGCTCACTTAACGTGATCTGACTGTCGGTGGTCGTTGCCTCGTAGACTCTTAAGCGAATGGTCTTGGAGGGATAATCAAAATCCAACTCCCCGACCAAGTCACCCACGGAGATCTGAATCCCCAGCTCCTCATCAATTTCCCGTCGCAAAGCCTGCTCCGGAGATTCACCCGGCTCCACTTTACCTCCGGGGAACTCCCAAAAGCCCGCACCGCTTTGACCGGGTCCTCGACGCACCAGCAAAATGCGCATTTCCGAGTCATCCTTTTTGCGAATGACCGCCGCCACAACCAAAACCGGCTTTTTAAGATCTGCCATGAAACTCTCCTCCGAGGTGGACTCAGCATAAATCAGAATTCGCCCTTCCTTAAACGAAAAATGGTGCTATGATGAATCTTTATGATTGATACACAGAATTCCTATTTCATCATCTTGATCAGCGGCGTGGCTTTGTTCCTGTACGGCATGAGCATGACCAGTTCTTCCCTTGAAAAACTGATGGCCGGTAAAATCACCCATCTTCTGAATCACCTTTCGCAAAACAAGCTGCTTTCCATTTTGACGGGCGTGGGGCTGACAACCCTGATGCAAAGTTCAGGAGCGGCGACCTCGATGCTGGTAGGCCTCGGCTCTGCCCGTGTTATCAATCTTCGCCAAGTGATGGGTGTGATCATCGGAACTGCGATTGGTACAACGATCACGGTTCAATTGATCTCGTTTGACCTGACCCAATATGCGCTGCCCTTGTTTGCCATTTCTTTTGCGTTTTATTTTAAATCCAAAAAGACCGTATTCAAAAATCTGTCTCTGGTCTTGATGGGATTTGGTTTGTTGTTCCTGGGGCTGAAGCTGGTTTCCACATCTTCACATCACTTTGCCGAAAACCCGATGTTGACGGAGTTCTTTCAAAGTGTCCGTGATAATCCTGGATACTCGTTGCTGATTTCCATCGTCTTTTGCGCTTTTGTGCAAAGTTCGGCGATCACCATTGGTCTGGCGATGAGCTTGGCAGCAGTTAAAGCGATCACTTTTTACGATGCCATGATTTGGGTTTACGGTGCCAACATTGGAACGACTTCGGTGGCCTTGATCTCGGCCGCTGGTGGAAATTACATCGGACGCCAGGTGGCCTGGGCGCATTTCTTCTATAAAACCATCAGTGTCGTGATCTTCTATCCGTTCACGCAGATATTCATCGACTTCCTGATGACCTTTGATACGACGGTGGCGCGATCCATCGCCAATGCCCATTTAATTTTCAATGTCATTTCTGCGATCATCTTCTATCCATTCATCGATAAAGGTGCCCAGTGGATTGAAAAGATGTTCCCGAAGGCGGCTTCCGAGGAGTTTGGTACCGAGTTCGTGAACATGAACAATTACCAAAGCTCCGCCCTGGCGGTGTCCTACGCAAATCGCGAAATCATGCGCACAGCGGATATCGTTCTGGGTATGATCAAGGACTCCATCAAACTCTTTGAAACCAATGATCCCAAAGTCTTTGATTCCATCAAGGATCGCGATAACAAAGTGGACTTCCTGTACCGCGAAACCAAAATGTTCCTTTTGGACCATGCCAATAAATCCAGCACAGTCGTGCATCAAAATATCATGAACATGATCATGTTCCTGTCTGATGCGGAACGTGCGGCGGATGCCATCGACATCAACATCCTGGCCTTGGCGATCAAAAAGAACGCCTTGAAGCTTGAGTTCTCCGGCGAAGGCTGGGCCGAGATTCGCGAGATGCACGAGCAAGTGGTGAAGGTTTCTGCCATGGCTATTAATGCCTATCAGAACCGTGAGCTTTGCGAAGAGGCCATTCAACTGAAACGGGATCTCGCGAAATTGGAAATCTCCCTCAGAGAGAATCACATTAGTCGTTTGAACCGTGGTTTGAATACGTCCATCAACACCAGTTCCATCCATTTGGATTTGCTGAGTGAGTACCGCCGCATTGCCAGCTTGCTGTGCAATCACGCTTACAACCAAAGGTCTCATAAATAATGCTTCAGTATGTAAGCCCTCTCGTGCTGCTATTGATCTCCAACGTCTTTATGACCTTTGCGTGGTACGGACATTTAAAAAACTTCAAAAGCTCGGCCCTGTGGATTGTGATCCTGGGAAGCTGGGCCATCGCATTGTTTGAGTATATCTTTCAAGTGCCGGCGAATCGCCTGGGTTCTGAAGTCTACACACTGCCACAGCTTAAGATCATTCAGGAAGTCATCACCATGGTGGTCTTTGCCGGGTTTTCTTATTGGTATATGGGACAGCCTTTAAAGCTGGATTACCTGTGGGCCTCCCTGTGTCTGGTCGGTGCGGTTTACTTTCTATTCAGATAAATTCCCACATCGAGACAGTGGTCCAGTAATCTGGTTTTTAGTCTCATTCCAATATACAATAGTAATATGAAGTTCATCCTGATTTTGGAAGACGACGAGAGAACCAGTCAGGATCTATATGACAGCCTAAAAAGTATAGATCCTCAGCTCTCTATTCGCTTTTTCAAAGACTTGGCTTCATTTCATGAATTCCTTAAGATCGCGATGGTTGAGGGCCCCAAAGCCCTGGCAAACGCAGGTCACAAACACCCCTCTGATCTCTCTGACACTCCAGAACCCACTGTCGCTGATGAACTGCGCCTGGTGGTTGCCAAGAATGAATTCTTGGGCACGCAAAACATGGGACTGGTACGCAGAGCCCGGGATTTCTTTATTCGCAAAAAAATGTGCTCTGAACAAGAGCCGACAGCCCTGATCCTGACAGCCTTCGATAATCCGGATTTTGATATCAAACTGGCTGAGGAGCGCATCATCAATAATGTGCTCTACAAGCCCTTTGATAAATTGATCGTCAAAGAACATCTGCAATACGCCCTCACCGGACATCATCCTGTGACCAGCACAACACTGACGGCGGCGAAAATTTCAGCCACTATTGAGATGCTTAAGGACATTCAATTTCAATCCCTGTCTGAAATCGGCTTCACCAGTCTGAATAATCACGAAATTAAGATTGGCGCGATCACCAAGTACTACAGTGATTCAT
This is a stretch of genomic DNA from Bdellovibrio sp. GT3. It encodes these proteins:
- a CDS encoding type IV pilus modification PilV family protein, whose amino-acid sequence is MIKKNKFGGIQGQTIVEALVALGLISVIGLTFAGGMVSLRNTSKASLMASATDRQVSDIAENIKAGVQDYQVNFNYDQTKIDDFLPPENLPMLWDVGMVAERGNCDKCRGSYGYIIQPYEIYRGLYLVTLRMTHSSWAPEKFRDYTFVVSAK
- a CDS encoding cation diffusion facilitator family transporter, which translates into the protein MRFAFVLNLGFALVELVGGYLTNSVAIMSDALHDFGDALAMIIAIFMEKLSHKSSDQNFSYGYRRFSVLGAVITGMILIVGSVFILVEAVPRLINPQQPHANGMLLLALLGVTINGIAALRVSKGTSLNERMLMWHMIEDVMGWVLVLIGALVMKFWDLPQVDAGLAIALSVWILFNVFKNLREATKVFLMASPSGSSVEAVVEEIKKIENVVDVHHAHLWSLDGENHVFTGHVVLKEEATLLEMQTVKNEIKKRMKAFGIIEATVETEIQGVSCLDPQHA
- a CDS encoding COX15/CtaA family protein produces the protein MMVMAVTMTVMMMVSVTHAVHYSRLLTEFQAHDSPLHMMTRAQYKKFAFGLLIYTILVILWGAWVRISHSGDGCGDTWPLCNGQLIPEAQRGKTWVEYGHRLMSGIYGFVVIYFYWAARKIYPVGHFARKAALATLVFMITEALLGAKLVLFGLVTTNDTPYRAFIMALHQINSFILTGSVALAFAAATLSDTTPTPMPGYRKFKYLPLIIVILGITGAWASLSNSLFPTDNLFEGFMADLSTDSHFLVRLRGLHPLLAVLGAGSLALFFWLKSQSASHPLVQKKSAQMSGILILGILFGIGTLVFHAPTWMKVTHLCLAHVIWVTLLQWVFFMRNADKTPA
- a CDS encoding LON peptidase substrate-binding domain-containing protein — protein: MEVFLFPLVNVTLFPHTTKPLNIFEPRYLTMVKNAVAHNKPIAMGFIEDPSKVGPVSPGEPVPFVREIAGYGYAQIIEERVNGTLLVFLQGQGKLRLKHTVDHKTPYIVCEADIIPEQTLVDPQHLVRLQGLHKVLIRWIHTHIPDPAQRDMFLRNMNLPEEVVGSFASYMVRDYDLQQMVLEINDINEKVDFLHRLTESNELTT
- a CDS encoding thiol-disulfide oxidoreductase DCC family protein, giving the protein MENVDAKMRNVVFFDGVCHLCNGFVDAVISRDPNHYFLFAPLQGTTAESLLPAQDRESLDTVVYYESGRIYHRSAAVLKILSGLGGVYNVSRLGWIIPGFIRDSLYKMVAKNRYTWFGHRDFCRLPTAQERSYLLP
- a CDS encoding (deoxy)nucleoside triphosphate pyrophosphohydrolase, coding for MADLKKPVLVVAAVIRKKDDSEMRILLVRRGPGQSGAGFWEFPGGKVEPGESPEQALRREIDEELGIQISVGDLVGELDFDYPSKTIRLRVYEATTTDSQITLSEHDALKWMKAGEIVTEELSGADRPFVKVLQGSK
- a CDS encoding Na/Pi cotransporter family protein, which encodes MIDTQNSYFIILISGVALFLYGMSMTSSSLEKLMAGKITHLLNHLSQNKLLSILTGVGLTTLMQSSGAATSMLVGLGSARVINLRQVMGVIIGTAIGTTITVQLISFDLTQYALPLFAISFAFYFKSKKTVFKNLSLVLMGFGLLFLGLKLVSTSSHHFAENPMLTEFFQSVRDNPGYSLLISIVFCAFVQSSAITIGLAMSLAAVKAITFYDAMIWVYGANIGTTSVALISAAGGNYIGRQVAWAHFFYKTISVVIFYPFTQIFIDFLMTFDTTVARSIANAHLIFNVISAIIFYPFIDKGAQWIEKMFPKAASEEFGTEFVNMNNYQSSALAVSYANREIMRTADIVLGMIKDSIKLFETNDPKVFDSIKDRDNKVDFLYRETKMFLLDHANKSSTVVHQNIMNMIMFLSDAERAADAIDINILALAIKKNALKLEFSGEGWAEIREMHEQVVKVSAMAINAYQNRELCEEAIQLKRDLAKLEISLRENHISRLNRGLNTSINTSSIHLDLLSEYRRIASLLCNHAYNQRSHK
- a CDS encoding DMT family protein — encoded protein: MLQYVSPLVLLLISNVFMTFAWYGHLKNFKSSALWIVILGSWAIALFEYIFQVPANRLGSEVYTLPQLKIIQEVITMVVFAGFSYWYMGQPLKLDYLWASLCLVGAVYFLFR